ATCAATGCAAAAACTGTGGTTACAGCAAGGGATCTAGGCATTGAGCTGCTTGATGTGGGAGTGCGTGATATCATCTTGACTGGAGAAATGAAGGAAATCATGAATAAAGTCTTGATGGCACAAAAAACCGCTCAAGCAAACGTGATTACCCGAAGAGAGGAAACTGCTAGCACCCGTAGTTTGCTCAACACGGCAAAGCTCATGGAAGAAAATGCCATGCTCTATAAGCTCAAGGAAATGGAGTACGTAGAAAAGATCGCCGATAAAATCGGTGAGATCACCGTAACCGGTAATGGTGGTATGGTAGGACAGCTCAAAGAAATTTTTGCCGCTGGGAAATGAGTCTTAGGACTTTGAATAGAAAGAGCGGACGTGGTGTCCGCTCTTTTTTATTTCCTAAGTATGAATTCTAATCAATTCTTTAAACTCTGCATGTCGATCACAAAACGGTATTTTACATCGCTATCCTGAACGCGCTGAAAAGCTTCATTGATCTCATCAATGTTGATCATCTCGATATCGCAGGTAATATTTTTTTCACCACAAAAATCAAGCATTTCTTGAGTTTCCTTAATCCCTCCTATTAGAGATCCAGCAACGCGCTTTCTTCCTATGATCAAGTTACCACCGTGCATGGGTTCTAAAGGCTCAATGGCTCCTACCATACACATGGTGCCATCAATGGTAAGTAGGTTCAGGTATGGATTAATATCGTGTTTTACCGGAACAGTGTTCAAAATAAAATCAAAAGAGCCTTTATGCTCTTTCATTTGGTCGTCGTCTGTTGAGATCAATACACCATCGGCTCCTAATTTTTTGGCATCTTCTTTTTTGCCTAGTGATGTGGTGATCATTATTGTTTCCGCACCCATCGCTGCGGCAAACTTGATTCCCATGTGGCCAAGACCGCCTAAGCCTACTACGCCTACTTTATCTCCTTTCTTGATATTCCAATGATTGAGGGGTGAGTACGTAGTTATTCCTGCACATAATAATGGTGCAGCTGCGGCAAGGTCTAAATTCTCAGGAACACTTAAAACAAATTCTTCTCTTACTGTGATGCTGGTTGAGTATCCACCGAAAGTGTGATCACTTTCTGCACCACCAATCTTGTCTTTGCCATTATAGGTTCCCGTCATTCCGTTCTCACAAAACTGCTCGAGATCGTTGTTACATGAAGGACACTCTAGACAGCTATCGACCATACAACCTACAGCCACAATGTCTCCTTCTTTAAATTTGTTTACATCTGAACCAGTCTCTGTGACCTTACCCACGATCTCATGACCAGGAACTATAGGATATTTAGCATTCCCCCAGTCATTGTTCTTTGCGTGAATATCGCTGTGGCAGACTCCACAGTATAAAATTTCAATTTTTACGTCGTTAGCATTCAACTCCCGACGCTTTATGGTCATTTGCTTCAAATCTGCATCAGAGCTTTGAGCTCCGTACGCTTTTACTTCTTGCATCTTTCTATATTTTACTCAAAATTACTGATGTCATGTTATAAAGACTTAAAAAGTCACGTTAATAGAGTCTAAGATTCTTTTGATGATCTTTTTGGATCATAGAGAATGATAATTTGAATTACAATAGCAAGGAAAATGAGTACATAGATTTCGATACTTGTGAAAAGTTCAACGGTTTCTACAGCCTTCTTAGTAATTCCCATTTGTACGCCTCCCTCAGCCAATTGAATTTCTGCGAGGTCATTTAATTTTTGTTTAAGCAATTGAGAGCTTTGCAACAACGTTGAGTCTATAGATTCTCTAGATCCAGCGGCACTTTTTGCGGATAGGTCTTGAACGCCTTGTTTGAATTTTTTAAAAACCTTTTCTTCTTCTTTAGTTAGTTTAGTGGTTTCAAACCTAACGATGAGATTCTCTAAATGATCTTTAGTAGTCTTTATTTTATTATCAGCCTGGAACGAGGAATCTGTTACAATAGCTAGTTCCAAGTCGTGAATAGAGACTGACATATCATAAATAATATTCTTTGCCACTAATCTATCCTCATATAAAGAGGTCACCGAGTCCTTGACTTGAATAAAGTTGTTGCGATCGATCAAATTTGTGGTCACAATCAGAACAAAAACCATTGAAATACCTAGCAACCACTTAATTTTGTTATATGTTTTCATAGAAAAGATTTAGCTCTCTAAGATACGAATTCTGGTCTTGACTAGAATCAAAAAAGCACTGCTTACTGCAGTGCTTTCCATGTATTGAAAGGGATTCTATTAAGCTCCCCAGCGCGCTAGGTTGTCCTGATTGATCTTTACATAATCTTGGTTTCCACGTTCTTTTGCCAGAGCAAGTGCTTTTTTAGCCGATGTAATCGCAGCCTGCTTATTACCCATTTTTTCCTCGATCAAAGATTTACGTGTAAAAATCCAGAACGCCTTAGGGTTCATCTCAGTAGCTTTTGTGATCCACTCATGTGCTTGATTAAGATCTTGGTCTGCTTCTAGGTAGAATGCCGCTGCTTGATAATAATCATTTGCGCTAGGACCAGACATGGCTCTTTTAATATTTGCCATGGTTTTAGCTTGGGTGGGAACGGTAAAAGGAACTCTTACCAGAGTTTCATCCCACATCATTTGTAAGTGTGCACCACCCATGCTCAATTCATTAATCGCAATCGTCCATGATTCTTGAGGCATGTTGAGTTTTTCGGTTTTTGCCATGACGCTAGCAGCTACTTTAGAGGCATCCCACTCAGCAGGATTCCCCCAGTTATTAGTATCTGTATAAAGCATAACCTCCCACTGATCTTTGCCCGGTTTAGTATAAATGGCATATGTTCCAGCTTCAACATTTTTACCACCAAACTTCACCTCATCAGAAAATGTTATCAAGGTATTTTCGTTAGCTCCCGTACGCCATAGTTTGCCGTAAGGCACTAAACCACCAAAAATATCACGACCCTTCATAGCAGGCCTGCTGTATTCTACGGTAACGTCAGTCAAACCCACCGTTTGCATAACCTTTGCTTTAGGACTGGGTTGAGGTGCTTCAATTTGAGCTGTTGCAAAAACAGCAACGCTTAGAAATAATAAGAACAATTTGTTTTTCATGAGTATCTAATATTTGGGACCACTAAAATAAAGATACCTGCAGTCAAATTTGTTAGGGTTTTCCTAACTAACTCCTTTTGCTTTTGAGAAGAAAATCATTTTTACCGCAACAATGATAAGAATAAAACCAAAAATCTTTTTCATAAGCTGCTGATTGATGTTCACCGCAAGCTTAGAGCCGAAGTAACCGCCCACCACAAAAGAAAGTGCTATTATCAAAGCATAACGCCAGTCCAGCGTGTGACCACTATTATGATAGGTATAAGCAGCAACAAAGGTCACGGGAACGGCCAGCACGGCAAGACTTATCCCCTGAGCCTGATGCTGGGAATAGCCTAAAAAATATACGGCCAGAGGTACCATAATCACACCACCTCCCACGCCCACACTACCGCTCAAAACACCTGCTAATAATCCTATCGCTAGAAGTAATAAAATTGTCGTTAAATCCATGGAAGTTTTTTTCATCATTAAAGCATAGGAGCCCACAATCTACAAAAGGATTCTTTAAACTTATAGAAATGGGAGCGTTCTTCCCATTCTTGAGGGTCTAATTGTACACAATCTTCTTTATCCTTTTCAAATTTTTCATTCAAATTTTGAGCAACCGCTTCATCATAGATCAATGCATTGATTTCAAAATTGATATCAAAGCTGCGATAATCCATATTAGAGGTTCCTATTGTTGCAAACTGTCCATCCACGACCATCGTTTTTGCGTGCAACATTCCTCTACAATACCAGAAAACTTTAATACCGCAGTTCATAATTTCTTCAAAATACGATCTGGAAGCATATCGAGCGGCCCAGCTGTCGCCTATCCTCGGGACCATAATCTCGACATCAATACCTGATCGAGCGGCACTTTCCAGAGCAGTTAGAATCGCTTGATTAGGTATAAAATACGGTGTTGTGATACGTATGCTCTCTTCTGCAGTATTTATAGCAAGAAAAATCGCTTCCATGATATTTGCCCAATCTGAATCGGGACCGCTGGCAGCAATTTGAACGGGTTTATTTTCCCATTCATCCACATCTGGAAAATAATCTTTATTGATCATATCGTCTTCTTCCTGCTCCGTATGGTCGTGAACAAAAAACCAATTGAGCATCCACTGCGCTTGAATACTTTTGACGGCATGACCTTCAATGCGTAAATGCGTATCGCGCCAGTATCCATGCTTGTTTTCACCCAGATCATTTCGATAATCATCGCTAACATTGATTCCGCCAAGGTAACCTATGTGCCCATCAATGATAACGATTTTACGGTGATCACGATAGTTAGCCTTACGCGTAAAATTTGAAAAAATAACGGGCATGAATGCCTCAACATCAATTCCCGCATTCCTCATTTTTTTGATAGCATTGCCTGATAGGTCACTTCCTACACTGTCATAAATAAGTTTAACCAGTACATCCCGCTCTCGAGCAGCTAGGAGCCTATCGATGAATTCATTGCCAGTCGTGTCATCATTGAAAATAAAATATTCAATATGAATATGGTGTTTGGCTTGATCTATATCATGAAGAATAGTCTTGAAAGTATTCTCTCCATTATACAAGACCTTCAGATCATTCTTAAGAGTAAGTGGTGAATCCTCGTTATGCCTTAGAAGTTTTACCAGTTTCAGCCTGTCTTTAAGAAAGTCTTCTTCAAATTTTGCTAGCTCTTCATCAGTAAGAAAAAGTTTATCGTTCCACTTTGAAATAATCTTGTGTGAATCGAGGTTTTTACGTTTGAAAATCTTTGACTTTCTATACTCCAGGCCAAAGAAGTAATAGATCAAAAGTCCCACAAAGGGAAAGGCGATGAGAAATAGCAGCGACGATAGGGTCTTGCGCGGATTCTGATTATTACGCAGCAAAAAGAACGCTGCACTTAGGGCAACAATATAATTGACGATAAGCGCCGTAATAAACCAGTGTGTCCAGACCCAGTTGATCATTTTATCTATAATATCCCTCTAGCGGGATATCAATCTCATAGCGTTTACGTGATTTATTGTTCAAATGAGCCTCCCTTAACCACGGGTTGTGTATTTTGAGGATTTTGTAGTTGATGTTTCTCGCTTTCGCGAAAGCGGCCAAATCATCGATCTCATAATCCACGACCTCAGCTTTTGTAGGTATCAATTGATACATGTGCTCCTCATCCACATTAAACCCGAAGCTCTCTGGGTTACCTAAAATCTCCTTTAAAGCAAGAATACGGAACATGTAACGACCCGTTTCCTGACCGAGCAATAGATCATAATAATCACTTACCTGCTGGCGCTCCAGCTGGCGATCAATTCCAGCATTTCCAGCGTTATAAGCCGCTGCAGCTAGAGTCCAGGAGCCAAATTTCTCTTTACTCTCCTTCAAATACTTACAAGCTGCTCTAGTAGCCATTTCTAGGTGATAGCGCTCATCTACATTATCATTTACCTCAAGGCCTAGCTCCTTACCAGTACTTTTCATGATCTGCCAGAATCCTCTCGCTCCAGCTGGAGAAAACACGTTTTGCAAGCCACTCTCGATTACCGCGAGGTATTTGAAGTCATCTGGAACACCTTCTTCTTTGAGAATCGGTTCAATGATCGGGAAGTATTTTTTACTGCGTTTGATAAGCAAAATCCCATTAGACTGCCAGTAAGTATTTACAAGAAACTCACGATCTGCCCGCTCTAAAATATCTGGATCTTCCAGAGGAACTTTTTCACCTGCAAAGTCGAGGTCTTGCGGGATTTTGTAACTATATACATTGTAATCTTTAACCCTACTCTTTTCGGGATCTGTTTGGGTAGTTTCAGCTTTTGAAATAGTAGCGCTGTTACTCATTTGTAAAGCACCAGCACTCACGATTGCCACTACGGCAATGCCCATTCCTATCAGTATTTTTTTCATGCGCTTTATTTTGTATAAAAATAGTGAAGCTGTATGAAGTAGGTACTTGTTTAACGTTTAGTTGTTAACGTTTACCAAACATAATATGTTGATACAGCAAACACAGATTAAGTTAGATCTGGAAAATGTCGGAACAAAAAAAGGCTCCCGATCGGGAGCCCTTTGAATATCTAATTGAAGTTTACTCTAGTTATAAACATCTTCTTTGCCGTGGTGCTTGCAAAGCATGTAATAAATGATCGCACGGTACTTTGCACGCTCGCTCTTACCATACTTTTCTATCACCGCCTCAACTGAAGAAAGAAGATCATCTCCTTCTAGACCTAATTTTTTCTTGAGGTAGTTTTGCACAACACGCTCCATTTCAGACTTTTCAGCGCTTACGGTTTCTGCATCCCTATTATATATCGATGGACCCAGTCCTTTAGTCACTTTTCTCAATAGGTCTACGTCTAGATCGTCCCCTATTTTGGTTTTGTAGGCATCGATATACTTACCTACTTTCTCTTCAAATTTACTCATAGTGCGATTATTTTAATGATTAGATCGCCCAAGTTAATACATTAATAGCCGTTCTTAAAACTATTTTAAAAATTTAAAATAATCCAGTAGAATTCTATCGTTTAAAGCTCCCGGAGTGAATATTTCTAAGATTTGAGGAGCTGTGTTATCTAGTAGGAATTCTTGTAACGCTTTCGCGAAAGCGGACTCCTCACCTACCTCTCGATAGCCAAATCCAAACATCTTGCTCAAATGCACCGCCGTGAGCTGGTGTTGCGTCTCAAAATAGGTATCAAAAACCTCAGTATCCTGATGCCCAGGCAAAATCCTAAATATTCCACCACCTGAATTATTGATCAAAATGATTTTAAAGTCGTTAGGCAAGTAATTATTCCACAATGCATTAGAATCGTAGAAGAAGCTGACATCACCCGTAACAAAAATCACCTGACGATCTGCGACCATGGCACTACCTGCTGCCGTACTGGTAGATCCGTCTATACCGCTCGTCCCTCTATTGCAGTAAATATCGTGGGACGCATTCATCTTGAACAATTGTGCGTAGCGTATGGTGCTGCTGTTACCTAGTTGTAAAACAATGTTATCTGGTAGGGATTTGAACAGTTGCGAGAACACCTTAAAATCAGACCATGGAATTTGTTCTAGATAGTCCATTTTCTTTTGCATGCAACTCTTAAAATGCTGTAGCCATAAACTCTGATAATTGCTCTCGATCTTAGGTTCCGGAAGCTGATCAATCCAAACCGAGGGGTGCACTTTATAGGAATTTTTTAGACAGAAGAAAGTATCGGTTGCTCGCCATGGACCCAGGTGAAAATGTTTCAGACCATCTATAGCTCTAAGTTGCTGCTTGATTTTTTTTGAGACGATCATGCCGCCTATGCTCAAAACGAGTTCAGGACGCCACTTCTCAAGCATTTTCTCATTCTGCTCAATGGGTGCAATAAGTGAGTCTATTCCCCATACCACTTGCTCGTGTACTAGGTTACCACTCACTTCCGTCATCACAAGCACGCTGGAATCCTTGATAAGTGTGTCTATTTGCTCCTCGGTAATATCATCAGGATCTGCGGTAGAAATCAATACCAGTTTCCGGTTTGCTATTGACCAGGCTTCATTTAATTCTGAGAAATCTTGGTTAGATTGGTCAGGTTTATAATCAGGAATAGAAATTCTCACTTGAGCCTGATTAACAAGATTGTAAAGAGGTTCCTCAAATGGGATATTAATATGAACAGGCCCTTGCTCTTCCCTACAAATTTTGATGGATTCTGAGATGATCCGTTGATTTTTTTCTAATTCCTGCTCACCTGATAAACTATCGATCATTTCTAGCGTTGCTTCATGTAATATATGATCTTGATAGACATTTTTCTGCCTAATGGTTTGCCCATCTCCTATATCGACCTTGTGTGGCGGACGATCTGCACTTAGAACTATAAGCGGAATCTCGCTGTAGTAAGCCTCAGCAACTGCTGGGTAATAATTCAGCAGAGCACTACCGCTCGTACAAAGCACAGCAA
This genomic interval from Nonlabens spongiae contains the following:
- a CDS encoding NAD(P)-dependent alcohol dehydrogenase, which translates into the protein MQEVKAYGAQSSDADLKQMTIKRRELNANDVKIEILYCGVCHSDIHAKNNDWGNAKYPIVPGHEIVGKVTETGSDVNKFKEGDIVAVGCMVDSCLECPSCNNDLEQFCENGMTGTYNGKDKIGGAESDHTFGGYSTSITVREEFVLSVPENLDLAAAAPLLCAGITTYSPLNHWNIKKGDKVGVVGLGGLGHMGIKFAAAMGAETIMITTSLGKKEDAKKLGADGVLISTDDDQMKEHKGSFDFILNTVPVKHDINPYLNLLTIDGTMCMVGAIEPLEPMHGGNLIIGRKRVAGSLIGGIKETQEMLDFCGEKNITCDIEMINIDEINEAFQRVQDSDVKYRFVIDMQSLKN
- a CDS encoding MCP four helix bundle domain-containing protein gives rise to the protein MKTYNKIKWLLGISMVFVLIVTTNLIDRNNFIQVKDSVTSLYEDRLVAKNIIYDMSVSIHDLELAIVTDSSFQADNKIKTTKDHLENLIVRFETTKLTKEEEKVFKKFKQGVQDLSAKSAAGSRESIDSTLLQSSQLLKQKLNDLAEIQLAEGGVQMGITKKAVETVELFTSIEIYVLIFLAIVIQIIILYDPKRSSKES
- a CDS encoding DUF2911 domain-containing protein, which gives rise to MKNKLFLLFLSVAVFATAQIEAPQPSPKAKVMQTVGLTDVTVEYSRPAMKGRDIFGGLVPYGKLWRTGANENTLITFSDEVKFGGKNVEAGTYAIYTKPGKDQWEVMLYTDTNNWGNPAEWDASKVAASVMAKTEKLNMPQESWTIAINELSMGGAHLQMMWDETLVRVPFTVPTQAKTMANIKRAMSGPSANDYYQAAAFYLEADQDLNQAHEWITKATEMNPKAFWIFTRKSLIEEKMGNKQAAITSAKKALALAKERGNQDYVKINQDNLARWGA
- a CDS encoding sulfite exporter TauE/SafE family protein; its protein translation is MDLTTILLLLAIGLLAGVLSGSVGVGGGVIMVPLAVYFLGYSQHQAQGISLAVLAVPVTFVAAYTYHNSGHTLDWRYALIIALSFVVGGYFGSKLAVNINQQLMKKIFGFILIIVAVKMIFFSKAKGVS
- the cls gene encoding cardiolipin synthase, which produces MINWVWTHWFITALIVNYIVALSAAFFLLRNNQNPRKTLSSLLFLIAFPFVGLLIYYFFGLEYRKSKIFKRKNLDSHKIISKWNDKLFLTDEELAKFEEDFLKDRLKLVKLLRHNEDSPLTLKNDLKVLYNGENTFKTILHDIDQAKHHIHIEYFIFNDDTTGNEFIDRLLAARERDVLVKLIYDSVGSDLSGNAIKKMRNAGIDVEAFMPVIFSNFTRKANYRDHRKIVIIDGHIGYLGGINVSDDYRNDLGENKHGYWRDTHLRIEGHAVKSIQAQWMLNWFFVHDHTEQEEDDMINKDYFPDVDEWENKPVQIAASGPDSDWANIMEAIFLAINTAEESIRITTPYFIPNQAILTALESAARSGIDVEIMVPRIGDSWAARYASRSYFEEIMNCGIKVFWYCRGMLHAKTMVVDGQFATIGTSNMDYRSFDINFEINALIYDEAVAQNLNEKFEKDKEDCVQLDPQEWEERSHFYKFKESFCRLWAPML
- a CDS encoding lytic transglycosylase domain-containing protein; its protein translation is MKRMKKILIGMGIAVVAIVSAGALQMSNSATISKAETTQTDPEKSRVKDYNVYSYKIPQDLDFAGEKVPLEDPDILERADREFLVNTYWQSNGILLIKRSKKYFPIIEPILKEEGVPDDFKYLAVIESGLQNVFSPAGARGFWQIMKSTGKELGLEVNDNVDERYHLEMATRAACKYLKESKEKFGSWTLAAAAYNAGNAGIDRQLERQQVSDYYDLLLGQETGRYMFRILALKEILGNPESFGFNVDEEHMYQLIPTKAEVVDYEIDDLAAFAKARNINYKILKIHNPWLREAHLNNKSRKRYEIDIPLEGYYR
- a CDS encoding DUF2853 family protein, producing the protein MSKFEEKVGKYIDAYKTKIGDDLDVDLLRKVTKGLGPSIYNRDAETVSAEKSEMERVVQNYLKKKLGLEGDDLLSSVEAVIEKYGKSERAKYRAIIYYMLCKHHGKEDVYN
- the menD gene encoding 2-succinyl-5-enolpyruvyl-6-hydroxy-3-cyclohexene-1-carboxylic-acid synthase, with the protein product MHSSILHAQQVVLGLEKFSVRHIVISPGSRNAPLTLGLNHNPFFKCYSIVDERCAAHVALGMAQRLREPVAVLCTSGSALLNYYPAVAEAYYSEIPLIVLSADRPPHKVDIGDGQTIRQKNVYQDHILHEATLEMIDSLSGEQELEKNQRIISESIKICREEQGPVHINIPFEEPLYNLVNQAQVRISIPDYKPDQSNQDFSELNEAWSIANRKLVLISTADPDDITEEQIDTLIKDSSVLVMTEVSGNLVHEQVVWGIDSLIAPIEQNEKMLEKWRPELVLSIGGMIVSKKIKQQLRAIDGLKHFHLGPWRATDTFFCLKNSYKVHPSVWIDQLPEPKIESNYQSLWLQHFKSCMQKKMDYLEQIPWSDFKVFSQLFKSLPDNIVLQLGNSSTIRYAQLFKMNASHDIYCNRGTSGIDGSTSTAAGSAMVADRQVIFVTGDVSFFYDSNALWNNYLPNDFKIILINNSGGGIFRILPGHQDTEVFDTYFETQHQLTAVHLSKMFGFGYREVGEESAFAKALQEFLLDNTAPQILEIFTPGALNDRILLDYFKFLK